One genomic window of Cinclus cinclus chromosome 6, bCinCin1.1, whole genome shotgun sequence includes the following:
- the LOC134045863 gene encoding serum amyloid A protein-like isoform X4: MRLWVCIALLSAVLCASAERPAILRGIIRAGQFVRDAAGGTADMYRAYRDMREANYKGADKYFHARGNYDAARRGPGGAWAAKVISDARENWQSGISGRGHEDTRADQEANEWGRRGGDPNRYRPKGLPSKY, translated from the exons ATGAGGCTCTGGGTCTGCATTGCGTTGCTCTCCGCTGTTCTGTGTGCAAGTGCTGAGAGACCAGCGATACTCCGAGGAATAATCCGAGCTGGACAATTTGTCCGGGATGCAGCGGGAG GGACAGCAGATATGTACAGAGCATACCGCGACATGCGTGAGGCAAATTACAAAGGAGCTGACAAGTATTTCCATGCCCGTGGGAATTACGATGCTGCCCGGAGAGGACCTGGAGGTGCTTGGGCAGCGAAAGTGATCAG TGACGCCCGGGAGAACTGGCAGAGCGGCATCAGCGGCAGAGGCCACGAGGACACCAGGGCGGACCAGGAGGCGAATGAGTGGGGCCGGAGGGGCGGGGACCCGAACCGCTACCGGCCCAAGGGGCTGCCCAGCAAATACTAG